One Gloeobacter morelensis MG652769 DNA window includes the following coding sequences:
- a CDS encoding pentapeptide repeat-containing protein: MHDYRYGMLIKADFDSQELSEANFTSAFLAHANFRGAVLKGADFSCAYLHNADFTGADLTGACFIGAVLQDTVFTKAILTDVIWSC, from the coding sequence ATGCACGACTACAGATACGGCATGCTAATCAAAGCAGACTTTGACAGTCAAGAACTGTCCGAAGCTAACTTTACGAGCGCATTTCTGGCTCATGCAAACTTTAGGGGAGCAGTTTTGAAGGGGGCAGACTTTTCCTGTGCTTACCTCCACAATGCAGACTTTACTGGAGCCGATCTGACTGGGGCATGTTTTATCGGAGCCGTCCTTCAGGATACTGTCTTCACTAAAGCAATCCTGACTGATGTTATTTGGAGTTGCTAA
- a CDS encoding DUF6887 family protein yields the protein MSPTNFEQMTTAQLRAYVLEHRDDEAAFHAYMDRLYAAPKTASFPAGGDVRAQIEEVLRRRRGEH from the coding sequence ATGAGTCCGACGAATTTTGAACAGATGACCACTGCCCAACTGCGCGCCTACGTGCTTGAGCACCGCGACGATGAAGCAGCTTTCCATGCCTATATGGATCGCCTTTACGCCGCACCGAAGACGGCGAGCTTCCCCGCAGGCGGTGACGTGCGAGCACAAATCGAAGAGGTACTTCGCCGCAGGCGCGGTGAGCATTAA
- a CDS encoding DUF6888 family protein — MTPAQAVAALTACVNLTAMYLAIYLVRIDERTGKVFILAGDNFQVLVDRNGALEYPNESDEF; from the coding sequence ATGACGCCTGCTCAGGCGGTTGCTGCTTTGACTGCCTGTGTTAACTTGACTGCTATGTACCTGGCCATCTACCTGGTGCGCATTGACGAGCGTACGGGTAAAGTCTTTATTCTTGCCGGAGACAACTTTCAGGTGTTGGTAGATCGCAACGGCGCCCTGGAGTATCCTAATGAGTCCGACGAATTTTGA
- a CDS encoding pentapeptide repeat-containing protein: protein MSNIVTVAQKLPAKLQLPADIKTMPEEISNYENWDLTRMPNLNLRLENTAWGNFNNAQMQRLNMAGCDLRCAEFTGANLEGANLSGSDLRGAKLQGANLTGINLHGADLSHADLRDALLSRATLVSAVLQGANLENATLESANLYHANLGATIPEDLDLTGETTLSWTLVLPGGANLLNANLKGVNLSGANLSFAQLGFADLSGATLTGAVGIGASFFRTNLSRIQAGELILTRATLTRANLAGAYLREAILRQCEMSRCNLSGRVDLYEANLVEATMVGADLTGVSLTFANLTRTDLNRAQMAGAELFEATLCGTILDGADLREANLWTDISQVDLSGVELRQGVKIKPQAVDAATRPVPPPPVGLRRRWVD from the coding sequence ATGTCTAACATCGTTACCGTCGCTCAAAAACTACCTGCTAAACTACAGCTTCCTGCAGATATAAAAACAATGCCGGAAGAAATTTCCAACTACGAGAATTGGGATTTAACTCGAATGCCTAATCTCAACCTCCGTTTGGAAAACACTGCTTGGGGCAATTTCAATAATGCCCAAATGCAGCGCCTCAACATGGCAGGCTGCGATCTGCGATGTGCAGAATTTACTGGTGCCAACCTCGAAGGTGCAAACCTCAGTGGTTCCGACCTGCGGGGTGCAAAATTACAAGGTGCTAACTTAACTGGTATAAACTTGCACGGAGCAGATCTAAGTCACGCGGATCTTCGAGATGCGTTGCTTAGCCGAGCCACGCTAGTAAGCGCCGTATTGCAGGGAGCGAACTTAGAGAACGCTACCCTCGAAAGCGCCAATCTCTACCATGCCAATCTTGGGGCAACCATCCCTGAAGATCTTGATCTGACGGGTGAAACAACCCTTTCTTGGACCCTGGTTCTTCCCGGGGGAGCTAATTTACTGAACGCCAACCTCAAAGGCGTCAACTTGAGCGGGGCGAACTTGAGCTTTGCTCAGCTAGGCTTCGCCGATCTCAGCGGCGCAACCCTTACAGGTGCTGTCGGAATCGGTGCCAGCTTTTTTAGGACTAACTTAAGTCGCATACAAGCTGGTGAACTCATCTTGACGCGAGCTACGCTAACCCGGGCAAACCTCGCCGGGGCGTACCTGCGCGAAGCGATACTTCGACAGTGCGAGATGTCGCGCTGCAACTTGAGCGGACGAGTTGATCTTTACGAAGCAAACCTCGTAGAAGCAACGATGGTAGGAGCCGATCTGACAGGCGTCAGCCTGACTTTTGCAAACCTCACCAGGACAGATCTCAACAGGGCGCAAATGGCTGGAGCAGAGCTATTCGAGGCAACGCTTTGTGGCACAATCCTCGACGGTGCCGACCTGAGAGAAGCCAACCTATGGACCGATATTTCTCAGGTCGATCTAAGCGGTGTGGAGTTGCGGCAAGGGGTAAAAATTAAACCCCAAGCCGTTGATGCTGCCACTCGCCCGGTGCCTCCACCACCAGTGGGTTTGCGCAGGCGCTGGGTGGACTAG